One genomic window of Myxococcales bacterium includes the following:
- a CDS encoding nuclear transport factor 2 family protein has translation MQQQQFLRRVPLAAMRKPGRILLLGLVVATIAALLFHFHFSPEARIDRAVAGAVKALETEDDDALDAFFHPDFKDAFNLDKDTWLSLVQYSWQHWKDVKIRLLQPEIAIQGDRATMRFNAIAEATAADSIGPGKIPRRETATRQKVELQLSRENGEWRLIGVGDLSPAEWGVSPQMVIQP, from the coding sequence TTGCAGCAGCAGCAGTTCCTGCGCCGGGTGCCACTAGCCGCCATGCGTAAACCGGGACGAATCCTTCTGTTGGGTCTGGTCGTCGCGACAATCGCCGCGTTGCTGTTTCATTTTCACTTCTCACCGGAAGCCCGCATCGATCGAGCGGTGGCCGGCGCGGTCAAGGCGCTGGAAACCGAGGACGACGACGCCTTGGATGCTTTTTTCCACCCCGATTTCAAGGACGCGTTCAACTTGGATAAGGATACCTGGTTGAGTCTGGTTCAATACTCTTGGCAACACTGGAAAGACGTTAAAATCCGCCTGCTGCAACCGGAGATTGCGATCCAGGGCGACCGGGCGACGATGCGTTTTAACGCCATCGCTGAAGCCACGGCCGCCGACAGCATCGGTCCCGGCAAGATTCCCCGCCGGGAAACGGCCACGCGACAAAAAGTGGAATTGCAGCTGAGCCGTGAAAACGGCGAATGGCGACTGATCGGCGTCGGCGACCTTTCGCCGGCGGAATGGGGCGTTTCGCCCCAGATGGTGATTCAGCCATGA
- a CDS encoding zinc ribbon domain-containing protein, translated as MPIYEFQCLACEKKFEKLIRGGEPPRCPACDSDQVRKMMSGFAFRSKSADGTVTASSAKNCSTCSSSSSCAGCH; from the coding sequence ATGCCGATTTACGAATTCCAGTGCCTGGCTTGCGAAAAGAAATTCGAAAAACTGATCCGCGGCGGCGAACCGCCGCGTTGTCCGGCGTGCGATTCGGATCAGGTGCGTAAAATGATGAGCGGCTTCGCTTTCCGCAGCAAATCGGCCGACGGAACAGTGACCGCCTCGTCCGCCAAGAATTGCAGCACTTGCAGCAGCAGCAGTTCCTGCGCCGGGTGCCACTAG